In Halobaculum sp. XH14, a single genomic region encodes these proteins:
- a CDS encoding MATE family efflux transporter produces MNVGDRLSSLFKSRDEFDLTSGEIGKPLFYLSLPIVVTNLLQTAYNLADTFWLGQYSTEALAAISFAFPMVFLLISLGMGISVAGSILVAQHTGAGEEGQAKYAASQTVTFAALASLVLGGVGYVFVGDFLGLLGASPEVLPLATDYMEVIAQGLVFMFGFFVFVALMRGYGDTITPMLVMLGTVVLNIVIDPFLIFGFESNPLFGMLGARGLEASLLAATGYTGSGIAGAAYATVFSRALAFAVGLAIMLRGTRGVEITLRDMVPDLSYARRIVRLGVPASIEGTGRSLSVNLMLVIVALFPTTVVAGYGIGVRVFSVIFLPAIAVARGVETMTGQNIGAGKPDRAAAAARLAAKVMLGVLLAVGVVTWLAAAPIAAVFTDDPTVVAVTKDFLRWVAPSFGFIGVMRAYTGSFRGAGKTLTAAAISVLMLGFIRLPIAYFAVRPPAFLPYAPFDESGIWLSFAVSNAIGALMAYAWYQRGTWRGGDLTEKGGRVPDESDAGTPAVDD; encoded by the coding sequence GTGAACGTGGGCGACAGGCTCTCGTCGCTGTTCAAGAGCCGCGACGAGTTCGACCTCACGTCGGGTGAGATCGGCAAGCCGCTGTTTTATCTCTCGCTCCCCATCGTCGTCACGAACCTGCTCCAGACCGCCTACAACCTCGCGGACACGTTCTGGCTCGGCCAGTACAGCACCGAGGCGCTGGCAGCAATCTCGTTCGCGTTCCCGATGGTGTTCCTGCTCATCTCGCTGGGCATGGGCATCTCGGTCGCGGGAAGCATCCTCGTCGCCCAGCACACCGGCGCGGGCGAGGAAGGTCAGGCGAAGTACGCGGCCTCACAGACGGTCACCTTCGCGGCCCTCGCGTCGCTCGTCCTCGGCGGCGTCGGCTACGTGTTCGTCGGCGACTTCCTCGGCCTGCTGGGTGCCTCACCGGAGGTCCTCCCGCTCGCCACCGACTACATGGAAGTCATCGCGCAGGGGCTCGTCTTCATGTTCGGCTTCTTCGTGTTCGTCGCGCTCATGCGGGGGTACGGCGACACGATCACGCCGATGCTGGTGATGCTTGGGACGGTCGTGCTGAACATCGTCATCGACCCGTTCCTCATCTTCGGCTTCGAGTCGAACCCGCTGTTCGGGATGCTCGGCGCGCGCGGACTGGAAGCCAGCCTGCTCGCGGCGACCGGTTACACCGGCTCCGGCATCGCCGGGGCCGCGTACGCGACCGTGTTCTCGCGGGCGCTCGCGTTCGCCGTGGGGCTCGCCATCATGCTCCGTGGGACCCGCGGCGTCGAGATCACCCTCCGAGACATGGTGCCGGACCTCTCGTACGCCCGCCGGATCGTCAGACTCGGCGTCCCGGCGTCCATCGAGGGCACCGGCCGCTCGCTGTCGGTGAACCTGATGCTCGTCATCGTCGCGCTGTTCCCGACGACGGTCGTCGCCGGCTACGGGATCGGCGTCCGCGTGTTCTCGGTCATCTTCCTCCCCGCCATCGCGGTCGCCCGCGGGGTCGAGACGATGACGGGCCAGAACATCGGTGCCGGCAAGCCCGACCGCGCCGCCGCGGCGGCACGGCTCGCCGCGAAGGTGATGCTCGGCGTGCTGCTGGCCGTCGGGGTGGTCACCTGGCTCGCCGCCGCGCCGATCGCGGCGGTGTTCACCGACGATCCGACCGTCGTCGCCGTCACGAAGGACTTCCTCCGCTGGGTCGCCCCGAGCTTCGGGTTCATCGGCGTGATGCGGGCCTACACGGGGAGCTTCCGCGGCGCGGGCAAGACGCTCACCGCGGCGGCCATCTCCGTCCTCATGCTGGGATTCATCCGGCTGCCGATCGCCTACTTCGCGGTTCGCCCGCCCGCGTTCCTGCCGTACGCGCCGTTCGACGAGTCCGGCATCTGGCTCTCGTTTGCCGTCTCGAACGCGATCGGCGCGCTCATGGCCTACGCCTGGTACCAGCGGGGCACCTGGCGCGGCGGCGACCTGACCGAGAAGGGCGGTCGGGTCCCCGACGAGAGCGACGCGGGCACGCCCGCAGTCGACGACTGA
- a CDS encoding TetR/AcrR family transcriptional regulator, with amino-acid sequence MTRTHDTETAIMEATHCALCEHGYADLTMQAIADETDKSKAALHYHFEGKDDLLLCFLEYLRDDFAERTADPAGDTPVERLVALVRTVLGTEGDEPNQQFNTAYMEIKAQAPFREGYREVLREIDDRLRVQVRDLVADGIEAGQFRSDADPDEVAAVVVTYIHGTWTRSAAVGEDVPAMRERLVIYVTDLLVEDVALPFESDADADAIGDEGGTGDEAANAESANADGDGNPPADSDTEARS; translated from the coding sequence ATGACGAGGACCCACGATACCGAGACGGCCATCATGGAGGCGACCCACTGCGCGCTCTGCGAGCACGGGTACGCGGACCTCACGATGCAGGCTATCGCCGACGAGACGGACAAGAGCAAGGCGGCCCTCCACTACCACTTCGAGGGGAAGGACGACCTCCTGCTGTGCTTTCTGGAGTACCTCCGGGACGACTTCGCGGAGCGGACCGCCGACCCGGCCGGCGACACCCCCGTCGAGCGCCTCGTCGCGCTCGTGCGGACGGTGCTGGGCACCGAGGGCGACGAGCCGAACCAGCAGTTCAACACCGCCTACATGGAGATCAAGGCCCAGGCGCCGTTCCGGGAGGGGTACCGCGAGGTGCTCCGCGAGATCGACGACCGCCTCCGGGTGCAGGTCCGGGACCTCGTCGCCGACGGCATCGAGGCCGGACAGTTCCGGAGCGACGCCGACCCGGACGAGGTCGCCGCGGTCGTGGTCACGTACATCCACGGGACGTGGACCCGATCGGCGGCGGTCGGCGAGGACGTCCCGGCGATGCGTGAGCGCCTCGTCATCTACGTCACTGACCTGCTGGTCGAGGACGTCGCGCTCCCGTTCGAGAGCGACGCGGATGCGGACGCGATCGGCGACGAAGGTGGGACCGGCGATGAGGCCGCGAACGCCGAGAGTGCGAACGCCGACGGCGACGGGAACCCACCCGCCGACTCAGACACGGAGGCCCGGTCGTGA
- a CDS encoding TATA-box-binding protein: MTDPADSIEIQNVVASTGIGQELDLEALAEDLPGADFNPDNFPGLVYRTQEPKAAALIFRSGKIVCTGAKSIADVHDALGIIFEKLRDLSIPVEDDPDITVQNIVSSADLGHQLNLNALAIGLGLEDVEYEPEQFPGLVYRMDEPDVVILLFGSGKIVITGGKRTDDAEGAVEEIVERIEALGLLG, translated from the coding sequence ATGACGGACCCGGCAGACTCAATCGAAATTCAGAACGTGGTCGCATCGACGGGTATCGGGCAGGAACTCGACCTCGAAGCGCTGGCCGAAGACCTCCCCGGGGCCGACTTCAATCCCGACAACTTCCCCGGTCTCGTGTACCGGACCCAGGAACCGAAAGCAGCCGCGCTCATCTTCCGGTCGGGGAAGATCGTCTGCACCGGTGCAAAGAGCATCGCCGACGTGCACGACGCGCTCGGCATCATCTTCGAGAAGCTCCGCGATCTCTCCATCCCGGTCGAGGACGACCCGGACATCACCGTCCAGAACATCGTCTCCTCGGCCGATCTGGGCCACCAGCTCAACCTCAACGCCCTCGCCATCGGGCTCGGCCTGGAGGACGTCGAGTACGAACCCGAACAGTTCCCCGGCCTCGTCTACCGCATGGACGAACCGGACGTGGTCATCCTCCTGTTCGGCTCGGGCAAGATCGTCATCACCGGCGGCAAGCGGACCGACGACGCCGAGGGGGCCGTCGAGGAGATCGTCGAGCGCATCGAGGCGCTCGGCCTGCTCGGCTGA
- a CDS encoding aldo/keto reductase: protein MSETPDAAAAGTFDIDGETTVNRLGFGAMRLCGEGIIGRPEDEAVARAVVERAMELGVDFLDTADSYGPGVSERILREAGAPEDAVVATKAGLLRDDTHEWKPHGDPEYVRNQVLVSKDRLGVDTIDLYQFHRPDPDTPFADSVTAFAELKDEGHVRHVGLSNVSVEQLDEAREHVEVATVQNSYNVADREHEDVLRACEEHDVGFIPYFPLAAGDLGEAAEPLAEVAAAHDATERQVALAWLLARSDVTLPIPGTSSVDHLEENVGAAELSLADDELDRLRSASD, encoded by the coding sequence ATGAGCGAGACACCCGACGCGGCGGCCGCGGGGACGTTCGACATCGACGGTGAGACGACCGTGAACCGGCTCGGCTTCGGCGCGATGCGGCTCTGCGGGGAGGGCATCATCGGCCGCCCCGAGGACGAAGCGGTCGCCCGCGCAGTGGTGGAGCGGGCGATGGAACTCGGCGTGGACTTTCTCGACACCGCCGACTCCTACGGCCCCGGCGTCTCCGAGCGCATCCTCCGGGAGGCTGGCGCGCCCGAGGACGCGGTCGTGGCGACGAAAGCCGGGCTCCTGCGGGACGACACCCACGAGTGGAAACCCCACGGCGACCCCGAGTACGTCCGGAACCAGGTGCTCGTCAGCAAGGACCGGCTCGGCGTCGACACCATCGACCTCTACCAGTTCCACCGTCCGGACCCCGACACGCCGTTCGCTGACAGCGTCACGGCGTTCGCGGAGCTGAAGGACGAGGGACACGTGCGCCACGTCGGCCTCTCGAACGTCTCGGTCGAGCAGCTCGACGAGGCCCGCGAGCACGTCGAGGTGGCGACGGTGCAGAACTCGTACAACGTGGCGGACCGCGAACACGAGGACGTCCTGCGGGCCTGCGAGGAACACGACGTCGGCTTCATCCCCTACTTCCCGCTCGCGGCCGGTGACCTGGGTGAGGCGGCCGAGCCGCTCGCCGAGGTGGCAGCCGCCCACGACGCGACCGAGCGGCAGGTCGCGCTCGCGTGGCTGCTCGCCCGCTCGGACGTGACGCTCCCGATTCCGGGAACCTCCAGCGTCGACCACCTCGAGGAGAACGTCGGCGCGGCCGAGCTCTCGCTCGCGGACGACGAACTGGACCGCCTGCGAAGCGCGAGCGACTGA
- a CDS encoding energy-coupling factor transporter transmembrane component T family protein, with product MLAYAPGDTLLHRLDPRTKLAVQVAFVAAAFAHTTPTGLLALTLVALGVLALAGLGPGRALREFRVVAPFLLAAPLLEAARLGSPWFVAADAVAPAMASYRTLLLLALALAYVRTTPVRESEAAVARVLPGRVGRLAALGVGLVFRFLPLLQADVARARAASRARLGTERPLRDRIRLVATAGLGRALGRADRLAVALRARCLSWEPTPPALAAGRADLVGGAVSLVLLVWALAPVFGAVP from the coding sequence ATGCTCGCGTACGCTCCCGGTGACACCCTCCTCCACCGGCTCGACCCCCGGACGAAGCTCGCCGTCCAGGTCGCGTTCGTCGCCGCGGCGTTCGCCCACACGACCCCCACGGGATTGCTGGCGCTCACGCTCGTCGCGCTCGGCGTCCTCGCGCTCGCGGGCCTCGGTCCCGGGCGAGCCCTCCGGGAGTTCCGCGTCGTCGCGCCGTTCCTCCTCGCCGCGCCGCTGCTCGAAGCGGCGCGGCTCGGGTCGCCCTGGTTCGTCGCGGCCGACGCGGTCGCCCCCGCGATGGCGAGCTATCGGACGCTCCTGCTGCTCGCGCTCGCGCTGGCGTACGTCCGAACCACGCCCGTCCGCGAGTCCGAGGCGGCAGTCGCCCGGGTGCTTCCGGGGCGTGTCGGCAGACTGGCCGCGCTGGGCGTCGGACTGGTGTTCCGGTTCCTGCCGCTGCTGCAGGCGGACGTGGCCCGTGCACGTGCGGCCAGTCGGGCGCGCCTGGGCACCGAACGGCCGCTGCGGGACCGGATCCGACTCGTCGCGACGGCGGGGCTCGGGCGGGCGCTCGGCCGCGCGGACCGGCTCGCGGTCGCGCTCCGTGCGCGCTGTCTCTCCTGGGAACCGACGCCGCCGGCGCTCGCGGCCGGGCGGGCCGACCTGGTCGGCGGCGCGGTCTCGCTGGTACTCCTCGTCTGGGCGCTCGCACCCGTTTTCGGGGCGGTGCCGTAG
- a CDS encoding cold-shock protein codes for MAKGKVDFFNDTGGYGFISTEDADDDVFFHMEDIGGDDLEEGQEVEFDIEQAPKGPRATNLERL; via the coding sequence ATGGCGAAAGGCAAGGTTGATTTCTTCAACGACACGGGCGGTTACGGTTTCATTTCGACTGAGGACGCTGACGACGACGTGTTCTTCCACATGGAAGACATCGGCGGCGACGACCTCGAAGAAGGACAGGAAGTCGAGTTCGACATCGAGCAGGCCCCCAAGGGCCCGCGCGCCACGAACCTCGAGCGCCTGTAA
- a CDS encoding biotin transporter BioY has translation MSTDTRQVDLVGDAVVGNLARAALFAALTGVFAYVSFQLPVTSVPFTLQVLGVFLAGAFLGPVWGGASMLLYLLAGVVGAPVFAYGAAGVGVLFGQWGGYLWSYPFAAAVVGLATHGAGDLRDPGDVGLARLVGGMVAATLVVYAFGTVGYAVVGNVGLVAALLAAAVPFVPAELLKMAAAVALVRSDDVVAR, from the coding sequence ATGAGCACTGACACTCGGCAGGTCGATCTCGTCGGCGACGCGGTCGTCGGCAACCTCGCCCGCGCGGCGCTGTTCGCCGCGCTCACGGGCGTCTTCGCGTACGTCTCGTTCCAGCTTCCGGTGACGTCGGTGCCGTTCACGCTGCAGGTGCTCGGCGTCTTCCTCGCGGGCGCGTTCCTCGGGCCCGTCTGGGGCGGGGCGTCGATGCTGCTGTACCTGCTGGCGGGCGTCGTGGGCGCGCCGGTGTTCGCCTACGGCGCCGCGGGCGTCGGCGTCCTGTTCGGCCAGTGGGGCGGCTACCTCTGGTCGTACCCGTTCGCGGCGGCGGTCGTCGGCCTCGCCACCCACGGCGCGGGCGACCTTCGCGACCCCGGTGACGTCGGCCTCGCGCGACTCGTCGGTGGCATGGTCGCCGCGACGCTCGTCGTCTACGCGTTCGGCACGGTCGGCTACGCCGTCGTCGGGAACGTCGGCCTCGTGGCCGCGCTGCTGGCCGCGGCGGTCCCGTTCGTGCCCGCCGAACTCCTGAAGATGGCTGCGGCCGTCGCGCTCGTGCGCAGCGACGACGTCGTGGCGCGGTAG
- a CDS encoding energy-coupling factor ABC transporter ATP-binding protein, with the protein MISVRGLAHRYDDAVALEEVSLSIPDGEFLVLAGANGSGKTTLVRHFNGLLTPDEGEVVVDGTPVADDVVAARAAVGMVFQDPRDSFVAATVGADVAFGPENLGLPREEIDARVADALDAVGMAGRRDERIDRLSGGERERVAVAGALAMEPNHLVLDEPFTGLDEPARRSLRRHLAELHAAGTSVVVVTHDLRDVFERADRVVVLADGRVALDGSPAETREELHSLGVRPPD; encoded by the coding sequence ATGATCTCGGTCCGCGGGCTGGCTCACCGGTACGACGACGCGGTGGCCCTGGAGGAGGTCTCGCTGTCGATTCCTGACGGGGAGTTCCTCGTCCTCGCCGGGGCGAACGGCTCGGGGAAGACGACGCTCGTGCGCCACTTCAACGGCCTGCTGACGCCCGACGAGGGCGAGGTCGTCGTCGACGGCACGCCCGTCGCGGACGACGTCGTCGCCGCCCGGGCGGCGGTCGGGATGGTGTTCCAGGACCCCCGCGACTCGTTCGTCGCGGCGACGGTCGGCGCCGACGTCGCGTTCGGACCCGAGAACCTCGGTCTCCCGCGCGAGGAGATCGACGCCCGCGTCGCCGACGCGCTCGACGCGGTGGGGATGGCCGGCCGGCGGGACGAGCGGATCGACCGGCTCTCGGGCGGCGAGCGCGAGCGGGTGGCCGTCGCTGGCGCGCTGGCGATGGAGCCGAACCACCTCGTGCTCGACGAGCCGTTCACGGGCCTCGACGAACCGGCGAGGCGATCGCTCCGCCGGCACCTCGCGGAACTCCACGCGGCCGGCACCAGCGTCGTCGTCGTCACCCACGACCTCCGGGACGTGTTCGAGCGTGCGGACCGGGTCGTCGTCCTCGCGGACGGTCGCGTGGCGCTGGACGGATCGCCCGCGGAGACGCGGGAGGAACTCCACTCGCTCGGCGTCCGGCCCCCGGACTGA